The Halarchaeum grantii nucleotide sequence CGCCCGTCGACTTCGCGGGCGCGTTCCCGGCGCTCCGCGAGCGCATCAGCGACGCCGGCCACGACCCCGCCTCGATCCCGGTCGCGCCCGCCGAGCACTTCCTCTGCGGCGGCGTCGCCGTCGACGACCGGGGCCGCACGAGCCTCGACCGCCTCTACGCCGTCGGCGAGGTGTCGCGAACCGGCGTCCACGGCGCGAACCGTCTCGCCTCCACGAGCCTCCTCGAAGGCCTCGTCTGGGGCCGACGCGCGGGACGCGACGCCGCGGCCCGCGAGCGCGTCACCGGCGACCCCGAAATACCGAGCCGCCCCGAGCGCGACCCCGCGCTCCCCGATGGCTTCGTCGACGGGAAGCTCGAGCGCCTGCACCGCGTGCTCGGCGCGCACGTCGGCCTCCGGCGCGACCCGGACGGCCTCGAGCGGGCGTGCGCGGCGCTCCGCCGCCTGAAGGGCGAGACGGACGCCTACGCGCGGACGCGGCCCTCCCGCGAGGTCGCCGAACTCCGGAACGCCGCGACGGCCGGCCTCCTGCTCGCGCGCGCCGCCCGCGAGGCCGAGCCGGCGGGCTGTCACGCGCTGGAGGGGGTCCCGTGCCGGTGACGCGCGCGGACGCCGAGCGCTGGCTCCGCGAGGACCTCGGCCACGACGACGTGACGAACGACCTCCCCGGGGAGTCGGCCGCGCGCCTCGTCGCGAAGGAGCGCGGCGTCGTCGCGGGCGTGGACGCCGCCGAAGTCGTGTTCGACGTGCTCGGCGTCGGCGTCGAGGCGCACGTCGAGGCGGGCGAGTCCGTCGACGCGGGTGCAGTACTACTCGCCGTCGAGGGAGCGACCCGTGACGTCCTCCGCGGCGAGCGCGTCGCGACGAACCTCGTCGGACACGCGTCGGGCATCGCGACGCGGACGCGCGACGCCGTCGAGCGCGCACGCGAGGCGGGCGGCGACACCGCCATCGCGGCGACGCGCAAGACGACGCCCGGACTCAGGGGCGTCGAGAAGCGCGCGGTGCGTGCGGGCGGCGGGGACACCCACCGCCTCGACGCGAGCCAC carries:
- the nadC gene encoding carboxylating nicotinate-nucleotide diphosphorylase, translated to MPVTRADAERWLREDLGHDDVTNDLPGESAARLVAKERGVVAGVDAAEVVFDVLGVGVEAHVEAGESVDAGAVLLAVEGATRDVLRGERVATNLVGHASGIATRTRDAVERAREAGGDTAIAATRKTTPGLRGVEKRAVRAGGGDTHRLDASHMAMVKDNHVAAFGLEDAVERVRERASFATRIDVEVETVSEAERAADAGADVVLVDNATPEAVRATRERLESSVLVEASGGIGVADVPAYAAAGADVVSMGALTHSAPPLDCSFRLLE